GGGATCTTTTCTTCTGGAATTCCCGTTCCCTGATCTGTAATTCGAACCGTAATTTTCTCTGCCGACTGTTCGACTTCAATAAAAAGTTCACCGCCGGCGGGCATTGATTCAATGGCATTTTTTATAAAGTTGATAAAGGCTTGTTTCATTTTGTTTTCATCGCATTGAATATAGAGAGAATGCGAGGGGAATACGGTTGCAATCTGGACATTTTTCATAATTGCCTGCGTTTCCAAAAGCGTACATACATCGACAAGGAGTTTTATTAAATCTTTTGTCTGGCTTGTTTGTACTTGTGGTTTCGACAACACGAGCAATTCGCTAAGAATTAATTCAATCCGATTCAGCTCAGAATTCATAATGTCAAAGTAATATTGCTTATGATCCCCTTTTCCGATTAATTGCAGGAAGCCTTTTAATGAGGTGAGGGGATTCCGGATTTCATGCGCAATGCCTGCCGCAAGTTGACCGGCAATGGATAGCTTTTCCGATTGAATCAGCAATTTTTCCGATTCTTTCCGGAAGGATATATCCCGTGAAAAGCTGAGAATTCCTTTGACATGTCCTACCTTATCACATAGAGCTTTGCATGCCGTTTCAAACCATATATAGGAACCGTCTTTTTTTCGAAACCGATATGCGATCGTTTTTGCATTATTAAACGTTAAGGCTGTTTTATGATTTTGCTCAATTAATTCCATATCGTCGCGGTGGAAAAAATCATACGAATTTCGCCCGATTAATTCATAGGGTTCATAACCAAGCAAGCTGCGGCATGATTCGGAAACATACACATATGTACCATCGATGTCTTGTTCGGAAATCATGTCCAGAGTATTTTCCGTGATGATACGGTAGCGTTGTTTATCTTCGGAAAGAATATCGAGAAGACACTTTTTTTCCGTCAAGTCTTGAACCTGTGCAATAAAATAGGAAGGATTGCCACGTTCATCTGTTATCAAACTGAGATTTAATAAAATCCAAACAATATGTCCTTCTTTATGAATATACCGCTTTTCTGATTGAATATTAACAATTTCCCCGGAAAAAACGCGATCTAAATATTCCTGATCGTACTTTACATCATCAGGGTGGGTAAAATCTTGAAATCGCAGATGTTGAAGCTCTTCTTCGGAATATCCCATGATTCTGCAGAGGGCAGGATTCGCTTTTATACAATAGCCATCCAAGCTTACAA
Above is a window of Fodinisporobacter ferrooxydans DNA encoding:
- a CDS encoding PAS domain-containing sensor histidine kinase — translated: MKVNKERLFEHAFFHAPIGMALVSLDGYCIKANPALCRIMGYSEEELQHLRFQDFTHPDDVKYDQEYLDRVFSGEIVNIQSEKRYIHKEGHIVWILLNLSLITDERGNPSYFIAQVQDLTEKKCLLDILSEDKQRYRIITENTLDMISEQDIDGTYVYVSESCRSLLGYEPYELIGRNSYDFFHRDDMELIEQNHKTALTFNNAKTIAYRFRKKDGSYIWFETACKALCDKVGHVKGILSFSRDISFRKESEKLLIQSEKLSIAGQLAAGIAHEIRNPLTSLKGFLQLIGKGDHKQYYFDIMNSELNRIELILSELLVLSKPQVQTSQTKDLIKLLVDVCTLLETQAIMKNVQIATVFPSHSLYIQCDENKMKQAFINFIKNAIESMPAGGELFIEVEQSAEKITVRITDQGTGIPEEKIPFLGQPFYSTKENGTGLGLMVSYKIIEELKGRIFVSSKINEGTTFQIELPLHE